The Corynebacterium comes genome window below encodes:
- the phnC gene encoding phosphonate ABC transporter ATP-binding protein, giving the protein MKDHQPRAFQREIDEIYAVQIDNLTKDFGDGVLGLDDVTVGFPHGGITVLLGLSGSGKSTLLRHINGLHRPTSGSVRALGEDVPQLKGKQLRALRRDIGVIFQNFNLIGPMTVLENVCTGRLGSLRGPRLSLMMYPKSVRREAMEKLERVGLADRAYQRADTLSGGQQQRVAIARALMQNPRILLADEPVASLDPVSAGEVIALLTQISREDGLTVIASLHQVQLAIDFADRIIGLRSGRLVLNQQTAGLTVGEASRIYDSVSGLADPDGVLDRAASVDGPPGEGQW; this is encoded by the coding sequence ATGAAAGACCACCAGCCCCGGGCCTTCCAGCGGGAGATCGACGAGATCTACGCCGTCCAGATCGACAACCTCACCAAGGATTTCGGCGACGGGGTCCTCGGCCTCGACGACGTCACCGTCGGCTTCCCCCACGGCGGAATCACCGTCCTGCTCGGTCTCTCCGGATCAGGCAAGTCCACGCTTCTCCGCCACATCAACGGACTCCACAGGCCCACCAGCGGGTCGGTCCGGGCGCTGGGTGAGGACGTTCCGCAGCTCAAGGGAAAGCAGCTGCGCGCCCTCCGCCGCGACATCGGGGTGATCTTCCAGAACTTCAACCTCATCGGCCCCATGACCGTGCTCGAGAACGTCTGCACCGGCCGGCTCGGTTCCCTCCGGGGCCCGCGCCTCAGCCTGATGATGTACCCGAAGAGCGTGCGTCGGGAAGCGATGGAGAAGCTGGAGCGCGTCGGCCTGGCCGACCGCGCCTACCAACGCGCTGACACCCTCTCCGGCGGTCAGCAGCAGCGCGTCGCCATCGCCCGCGCACTCATGCAGAACCCCCGGATCCTGCTTGCCGACGAGCCCGTCGCCTCCCTCGATCCGGTCTCCGCCGGAGAGGTCATCGCGTTGCTCACCCAGATCTCCAGGGAGGACGGCCTGACCGTCATCGCCTCCCTCCACCAGGTGCAGCTGGCCATCGACTTCGCCGACCGCATCATCGGTCTGCGCAGCGGCCGTCTCGTGCTGAACCAGCAGACCGCCGGCCTGACCGTGGGGGAGGCCTCCCGGATCTACGACAGCGTCTCGGGCCTGGCCGACCCCGACGGTGTCCTCGACCGTGCAGCCTCCGTGGACGGGCCCCCCGGCGAAGGGCAGTGGTGA
- a CDS encoding TIGR03364 family FAD-dependent oxidoreductase, whose translation MTTSTDLIVVGAGILGLATAFTAREKGMSVRVIDSADRPVGSSIQNFGHACFTGQADIIQGVAEDSRAGWLRAAQAVGFWAAESGTYIPAMTEVELQVLREFADHRGAGQVTLLSGAEVAAGVGNPGLAPVGGAHLPRDVRVDPREAAPALAGWLAGNGVDFEWNTQVTAVADGVVDTVRGPFAASQVVVCPGYRLMGLFPEMAERHGVRVCTLAMSLIERPARIPAGLGMLTGTSLTRYDGFTAMPSVAALRAELREREPELVGCIANLMVTGIGRGLLVGDSHAYSLSPEPFIDESIASLLLGRAGRLLGIGAPVVLQRWLGQYADSADTNLVLERPDGRTTVVVVTSGIGMTLSFGIAELALNGGNVAGF comes from the coding sequence ATGACCACCTCCACTGATCTCATCGTCGTCGGTGCCGGCATCCTCGGCCTGGCCACCGCTTTCACTGCCCGCGAGAAGGGCATGTCCGTCCGCGTCATCGACAGCGCCGACCGTCCCGTCGGCTCCTCCATCCAGAACTTCGGCCACGCCTGTTTCACCGGCCAGGCCGACATCATCCAGGGGGTGGCCGAGGACTCCCGGGCCGGCTGGCTCCGCGCCGCGCAGGCCGTCGGCTTCTGGGCCGCGGAATCCGGTACCTACATTCCCGCGATGACAGAGGTGGAGTTGCAGGTGCTGAGGGAGTTCGCGGACCACCGCGGTGCCGGACAGGTGACCCTGCTCAGCGGTGCGGAGGTGGCCGCTGGCGTCGGCAACCCCGGGCTGGCGCCGGTGGGTGGTGCCCACCTCCCGCGCGACGTCCGGGTGGACCCGCGGGAAGCTGCGCCCGCCCTGGCCGGGTGGTTGGCCGGCAACGGGGTCGACTTCGAGTGGAACACACAGGTCACGGCGGTGGCAGACGGTGTGGTCGACACGGTGCGCGGCCCCTTCGCGGCGTCACAGGTGGTCGTCTGCCCCGGGTACCGGCTCATGGGCCTGTTCCCGGAGATGGCGGAACGCCATGGGGTCCGTGTCTGCACCCTCGCGATGAGCCTGATCGAGCGCCCGGCCCGTATTCCGGCCGGGCTGGGCATGCTCACCGGCACCTCCCTGACCCGCTACGACGGCTTCACTGCGATGCCGTCCGTGGCGGCACTTCGGGCGGAGCTGCGTGAGCGTGAGCCTGAGCTGGTCGGCTGCATCGCCAACCTCATGGTCACCGGCATCGGTCGAGGTCTGCTCGTCGGCGATTCCCATGCCTATTCGCTGAGTCCGGAGCCCTTCATCGACGAGTCCATCGCCTCGCTCCTCCTGGGCCGGGCGGGCCGCCTGCTGGGGATCGGGGCGCCGGTGGTGCTTCAGCGCTGGCTGGGGCAGTACGCGGACAGTGCGGACACCAACCTTGTTCTGGAGCGGCCGGATGGGCGCACCACCGTCGTGGTGGTCACCTCCGGCATCGGCATGACCTTGTCTTTCGGAATCGCCGAACTGGCTCTCAATGGTGGAAATGTGGCGGGATTCTGA
- a CDS encoding ABC transporter permease, which yields MIARTILRLGMRFLLSLLLASVVIFLLLRTIPGDPARVALGVTATDEAVAQLATRLGTDRPLPVQYLDWVGGLLTGDFGISLASRQDITPLVVDRAQVSLILCGVAMVLSLLIAVPMGMWAARRDDRVDGVLISGFSQIGIAVPSFLAGILLVTVFAVHLGWVPASGWIPPGEDFGGFLQRLILPVIALTLVQAAILTRYVRSAILEIMDRDFIRTARSTGSSTSEALWRHGLRNAAVPVLTVTGLQLTSLVVGAVVIERVFLLPGLGSMLLDSVARRDLTTVQTIVMLLVVFTLTVNLIVDLTYRIVDPRIRRSA from the coding sequence GTGATCGCCCGCACGATTCTCAGACTGGGGATGAGGTTCCTGCTCTCCCTGCTGCTCGCCTCAGTGGTGATCTTCCTGCTGCTGCGCACCATCCCCGGCGACCCGGCGCGAGTGGCGCTCGGTGTCACGGCCACAGACGAGGCGGTCGCGCAGCTGGCCACCCGGCTGGGTACGGACCGTCCGCTGCCCGTGCAGTACCTCGACTGGGTTGGCGGGCTGCTCACCGGCGACTTCGGTATCTCGCTGGCATCCCGGCAGGACATCACCCCGCTGGTGGTCGACCGGGCGCAGGTCTCGCTGATCCTGTGCGGCGTGGCGATGGTCCTCTCGCTGCTCATCGCCGTGCCCATGGGCATGTGGGCGGCGCGTCGCGACGACCGCGTCGACGGCGTCCTCATCTCCGGGTTCTCGCAGATCGGCATCGCCGTCCCCTCCTTCCTGGCCGGCATCCTCCTGGTCACCGTCTTCGCGGTGCACCTCGGCTGGGTCCCCGCCAGCGGCTGGATCCCGCCGGGTGAGGACTTCGGCGGTTTCCTGCAGCGCCTCATCCTGCCCGTCATTGCGCTCACTCTGGTGCAGGCGGCGATCCTCACCCGCTACGTGCGCTCGGCGATCCTGGAGATCATGGACCGTGACTTCATCAGGACGGCGAGGTCCACGGGGTCGTCGACAAGCGAGGCGCTGTGGCGCCACGGACTGCGCAACGCCGCAGTGCCGGTGCTCACCGTGACGGGGCTGCAGCTGACGAGCCTGGTGGTCGGCGCGGTCGTCATCGAGCGCGTTTTCCTGCTTCCCGGACTGGGTTCGATGCTGCTGGATTCGGTGGCCCGGCGCGATCTGACGACGGTGCAGACCATCGTCATGCTGCTGGTCGTGTTCACGCTGACGGTCAACCTCATCGTCGATCTGACCTACCGGATCGTCGATCCGCGGATCAGGAGGAGCGCATGA
- the phnE gene encoding phosphonate ABC transporter, permease protein PhnE, producing the protein MAALFVAGAWSIHDLGISPGTIVDSFGNAVNFARRIFPLDFPPPGETVSLIVETLAIVFLATALSVALSIPVALAAARPTSRGAGAQWTARALIVLARAIPDLVLAIIFLRMFGLGATAGILALGIHSVGMVAKLYADAVEELDDGPRESIESIGGTRRQQITAAIPQVLLPQMIATALHRFDINLRTSVLLGYVGVGGIGLAISESLRVLDYQRGMALAVIVLVLCIVIELISGGIRAAIMSSSGGTVVGGTWVDRLLNRGRDSAGGPDLRLTPPWTTARIRRFGAFLLIAVLTVASLYRVDVTWSTLGQGILDLPQTVGLFLPPSTGGSFPLLLEQLLVTVQIALAATVLGAVLAIPIGVLAARNVVANPYVHGFFRTFIVVIRGIPELILAIIFVVITGLGGVAGTLALAVGAVGLLSKLVADSLEETDVEVQTALRTAGASEAQIFFSATMRQAAPAFVAHTMYLLDTNIRSATLLGVVGAGGIGFLLLNASRINQFEVVTTILLLMIAVVLLVEGVSMWLRKTVR; encoded by the coding sequence ATGGCGGCACTCTTCGTGGCCGGAGCCTGGTCGATCCACGACCTGGGCATCAGTCCCGGCACGATCGTCGATTCCTTCGGCAACGCCGTCAATTTCGCCCGCCGCATCTTCCCCCTCGACTTCCCACCGCCGGGCGAGACCGTCTCCCTCATCGTCGAGACCCTGGCCATCGTCTTCCTGGCCACCGCCCTGTCCGTGGCGTTGTCCATTCCGGTGGCGCTCGCCGCGGCCCGGCCCACCTCCCGTGGCGCCGGCGCACAATGGACGGCACGCGCGCTGATCGTGCTGGCCCGGGCCATCCCCGACCTTGTGCTCGCCATCATCTTCCTGCGCATGTTCGGCCTCGGCGCCACCGCCGGCATCCTGGCACTGGGCATCCACTCGGTGGGCATGGTGGCCAAGCTCTACGCGGATGCCGTCGAAGAGCTTGACGACGGCCCCCGGGAGTCCATCGAGTCCATCGGCGGCACCCGCCGCCAGCAGATCACCGCGGCCATCCCGCAGGTGCTCCTGCCCCAGATGATCGCCACCGCCCTCCACCGTTTCGACATCAACCTGCGCACCTCGGTGCTGCTGGGTTACGTCGGCGTGGGCGGCATCGGCCTGGCGATCTCCGAATCCCTCCGCGTCCTCGACTACCAGCGGGGTATGGCGTTGGCTGTCATCGTGCTCGTCCTGTGCATCGTCATCGAGCTGATCTCGGGCGGCATCCGGGCGGCCATCATGAGCAGCTCCGGCGGCACCGTCGTCGGTGGAACCTGGGTGGACAGGCTCCTCAACCGGGGTCGGGACTCAGCTGGCGGCCCGGACCTGCGGCTCACGCCCCCGTGGACCACGGCCCGAATCCGCCGTTTCGGCGCGTTCCTCCTGATCGCGGTGCTCACGGTCGCCTCCCTCTACCGGGTCGACGTCACCTGGTCCACCCTGGGGCAGGGCATCCTCGACCTGCCCCAGACCGTCGGCCTGTTCCTGCCGCCCTCCACCGGAGGATCGTTCCCCCTGCTCCTGGAGCAGCTCCTGGTGACGGTCCAGATCGCCCTGGCCGCCACCGTGCTGGGCGCCGTTCTGGCGATCCCCATCGGTGTCCTGGCCGCCCGCAACGTGGTGGCCAACCCCTACGTCCACGGCTTCTTCCGGACGTTCATCGTGGTCATCCGCGGTATCCCCGAGCTGATCCTGGCCATCATCTTCGTGGTCATCACCGGCCTCGGCGGCGTCGCCGGAACCCTCGCACTTGCCGTCGGAGCGGTCGGACTGCTGTCCAAGCTCGTCGCCGATTCGCTGGAGGAGACGGACGTCGAGGTACAGACCGCCCTCCGTACCGCGGGCGCCTCGGAGGCACAGATCTTCTTCTCCGCCACCATGCGCCAGGCGGCCCCGGCGTTTGTCGCTCACACGATGTACCTGCTGGACACCAACATCCGTTCGGCGACGCTGCTCGGAGTCGTCGGCGCAGGCGGCATCGGCTTCCTCCTCCTCAACGCCTCGCGGATCAACCAGTTCGAGGTGGTCACCACCATCCTGCTGCTGATGATCGCCGTTGTGCTGCTGGTCGAGGGCGTCTCCATGTGGCTGCGCAAGACCGTCCGCTGA
- a CDS encoding phosphate/phosphite/phosphonate ABC transporter substrate-binding protein, translating to MSRILFRAGITAATVALAATTLAACGSDSSGETITFAAVPAESSSTLESSFGNITALIEQETGVKVEFQNASDYAAVIEGMRAGQVDVASFGPFSYVIARDSGVDMEPVVAPTNDVDEAPAYTSLAYVRQDSDIRGIEDLRGKTVCFVDQASTSGYLVPMKGLLDVDLDLDSDLTPVMAGGHDASLLTLDTEGCDAAFAHNTMLTTLERTGQVEEGALRPVWESDPITEDPIAVNRGTLDPELADKITSVLREKGNKPALVEAGICSSEEDCVLPEETGYGYVPVSDADFNPIREICEQTDADACKNVG from the coding sequence ATGAGCCGCATTCTGTTCCGCGCCGGCATCACCGCCGCCACCGTCGCCCTGGCCGCCACCACCCTGGCCGCCTGTGGCTCCGACAGCTCGGGTGAGACCATCACCTTTGCCGCCGTCCCCGCCGAATCCTCCTCCACCCTCGAATCCTCCTTCGGCAACATCACCGCACTGATCGAGCAGGAGACCGGCGTCAAGGTCGAGTTCCAGAATGCCTCGGACTACGCCGCCGTCATCGAGGGAATGCGCGCCGGCCAGGTCGACGTGGCCTCCTTCGGCCCCTTCTCCTATGTCATCGCCCGCGACTCCGGCGTGGACATGGAGCCGGTCGTCGCCCCGACCAACGACGTCGATGAGGCCCCCGCCTACACCTCCCTCGCCTATGTCCGACAGGACTCCGACATCCGGGGCATCGAGGATCTCCGCGGCAAGACCGTCTGCTTCGTCGATCAGGCATCCACCTCCGGCTACCTCGTACCGATGAAGGGCCTCCTCGACGTCGACCTCGACCTCGACTCCGACCTCACCCCGGTGATGGCCGGTGGCCACGACGCCTCCCTGCTCACCCTCGACACCGAGGGCTGCGACGCCGCCTTCGCCCACAACACGATGCTGACCACTCTCGAGCGGACCGGACAGGTCGAGGAGGGCGCCCTGCGCCCGGTCTGGGAGTCTGACCCGATCACCGAGGACCCGATCGCAGTCAACCGCGGCACCCTTGACCCGGAACTCGCCGACAAGATCACCTCGGTTCTCCGGGAGAAGGGCAACAAGCCCGCCCTCGTCGAGGCCGGGATCTGCTCCTCCGAGGAGGACTGTGTGCTTCCGGAGGAGACCGGCTACGGCTACGTCCCGGTCAGCGACGCGGACTTCAACCCCATCCGCGAGATCTGCGAGCAGACCGACGCAGACGCCTGCAAGAACGTCGGATAA
- a CDS encoding GntR family transcriptional regulator: MQQYEQIASHLRNLIREGILEPGDPLPSEAELCAAFDSARGTVRQAVALLRSEGIISSGQGRRSRVLDNVPSQSFDDIFSFSQWCLNSGIQPGQETQWVTKRPADAALAAALEIPDRAPVVSVFRLRLMDGQPAMVERLNYPLDTGQHVLNFDTDSGSIYQHLIDSGVDIDTATRTIDAIGADAEDAALLGVPEGTPLLRVRRRAFTTDGTPIESSDDRYLHSKASFTINSTRNSPSALSMISG, from the coding sequence GTGCAGCAGTACGAGCAGATTGCGTCCCATCTGCGCAATTTGATCCGCGAGGGGATTCTCGAACCCGGCGACCCGCTCCCCTCCGAGGCTGAGCTGTGCGCCGCCTTCGACTCCGCCCGCGGCACGGTCCGGCAGGCCGTGGCCCTGCTCCGCTCCGAGGGAATCATCTCCTCCGGACAGGGCCGGCGCTCACGCGTGCTGGACAACGTCCCCAGCCAGTCCTTCGACGACATCTTCTCCTTCAGCCAGTGGTGCCTCAACTCCGGCATACAGCCTGGCCAGGAGACCCAGTGGGTGACCAAGAGACCCGCCGACGCCGCGCTCGCCGCCGCCCTGGAGATCCCGGACCGCGCCCCGGTGGTCTCCGTGTTCCGGCTCCGGCTCATGGACGGGCAGCCGGCCATGGTGGAACGTCTGAATTACCCCCTGGACACCGGACAGCACGTCCTCAACTTCGACACGGACTCCGGGTCGATCTACCAGCACCTCATCGACAGTGGCGTGGACATTGACACGGCGACCCGCACCATCGACGCGATCGGCGCCGACGCCGAGGATGCCGCACTCCTCGGGGTGCCCGAGGGCACTCCCCTCCTCCGGGTCCGCCGACGGGCCTTCACCACCGACGGCACCCCGATTGAATCCTCTGATGACCGTTATCTGCATTCCAAGGCGAGTTTCACCATCAACTCCACCCGGAACTCCCCCTCCGCGCTGTCGATGATCTCGGGCTGA
- a CDS encoding ABC transporter substrate-binding protein: MTLRRAAALITVLAGVALTACSAGSTATQVGRVAGQGSVVVGTTAVPASLDFTTTGGAAIPQALMGNIYEGLVRIDAAGDIVPLLATSWEVSENATEYIFRLREGVTFSDGSPFNAESAKFSVEYVQESWSNGLKAQMDVVESAEVLDEHTLKVVLAHPSQRWLWSMGTLTGAMMTPTGVDELATTPVGTGPYELRRFAVGESVSFSVRENYWGEPANRNAAIRYFSDATSAVNALRSGDIDVVWAMQAPELLDTLPEDYDVRVGTTNGEVLVSMNNNRAPFDDPRVRRAVTHAVDREAVNQVVWEGLAVDTGGAPVPPTDPWFTGDNYAPFDPGLSRELLADAGFTADNPPEIAISVPSLPYAQNISELLYSQLREVGFEVRLNTVEFPAVWLAEVMSAKNYDMSIIAHVEARDIPALFGNPAYYLGYDNQQVRDDLLAADTAVTVVEQSEHMEQAVATIMSEAGALTVFNLPNIVVTAPGVTGVNPTVVTDALELAGMEKQ, encoded by the coding sequence ATGACCCTTCGACGCGCGGCCGCGCTGATCACCGTCTTGGCGGGTGTCGCGCTCACCGCCTGTTCCGCCGGCTCCACCGCCACCCAGGTCGGTCGCGTCGCCGGACAGGGCTCCGTGGTCGTGGGCACCACCGCCGTGCCGGCCTCCCTGGACTTCACCACCACCGGCGGCGCAGCGATCCCCCAGGCGCTGATGGGCAACATCTATGAGGGCCTCGTGCGTATCGACGCCGCCGGGGACATCGTCCCCCTCCTCGCCACCTCGTGGGAGGTCTCCGAGAACGCCACCGAGTACATCTTCCGGCTGCGCGAGGGCGTGACCTTCTCGGACGGATCGCCCTTCAACGCGGAGTCTGCCAAGTTCAGCGTCGAGTACGTCCAGGAATCCTGGTCCAACGGGCTCAAGGCGCAGATGGACGTGGTGGAGTCCGCGGAGGTCCTCGACGAGCACACGCTGAAGGTGGTGCTGGCGCATCCCTCGCAGCGGTGGCTGTGGTCGATGGGCACGCTGACCGGGGCGATGATGACCCCGACGGGCGTCGATGAGCTGGCGACCACCCCGGTCGGCACCGGCCCCTACGAGCTGCGGCGTTTCGCCGTCGGCGAGTCCGTCTCCTTCTCCGTCCGCGAGAACTACTGGGGTGAGCCCGCCAACCGGAACGCGGCGATCCGCTACTTCTCGGACGCGACCTCCGCGGTCAACGCGCTGCGCTCCGGGGACATCGACGTGGTGTGGGCGATGCAGGCCCCCGAGCTGCTGGACACCCTGCCGGAGGATTATGACGTCCGGGTGGGCACCACCAACGGCGAGGTGCTCGTCTCCATGAACAACAACCGCGCCCCCTTCGACGACCCCCGGGTGCGCCGGGCGGTGACCCACGCCGTGGACCGCGAGGCCGTCAACCAGGTGGTCTGGGAGGGCCTGGCCGTCGACACCGGTGGCGCTCCCGTCCCCCCGACCGATCCCTGGTTCACCGGGGACAACTACGCCCCCTTCGACCCCGGCCTCTCCCGCGAGCTGCTCGCCGACGCCGGCTTCACCGCGGACAATCCCCCGGAGATCGCCATCTCCGTGCCCTCGCTCCCCTATGCGCAGAACATCTCGGAGCTGCTGTACTCGCAGCTGCGCGAGGTCGGTTTCGAGGTACGCCTGAACACCGTGGAGTTCCCGGCCGTGTGGCTGGCGGAGGTGATGTCGGCGAAGAACTACGACATGTCGATCATCGCCCACGTGGAGGCCCGGGACATTCCGGCCCTGTTCGGCAACCCGGCCTACTACCTGGGCTACGACAACCAGCAGGTCCGCGATGACCTGCTCGCCGCCGACACCGCCGTCACCGTTGTGGAACAGTCGGAACACATGGAGCAGGCGGTGGCCACCATCATGTCGGAGGCCGGCGCGCTGACCGTGTTCAATCTGCCCAACATCGTCGTCACCGCACCGGGCGTCACCGGCGTGAACCCGACGGTGGTCACCGACGCCCTCGAACTGGCGGGAATGGAGAAGCAGTGA
- a CDS encoding ABC transporter permease, which yields MRRLPVSGWIGAIIVGVTVLLALVSLVWTPYDPVHAMPYDRLLGSSPEHLMGTDRYGRDVFSRIMAGAQITLFVGLVAVGISSLIGVPFGILAGMRRSWAETLIMRGADLMLAFPALLLAIITGAVFGPSTLTAMVAIGIAGIPGFARVARAGTLQVMTEDYIASARVSRVPGLIIAGRHVLPNIAGVIIVQASVAFALAILAEAALSFLGLGTSPPDPSWGRMLQSAQASLGSAPQLALWPGLAIAFTVLGFNLLGDGLRDVLDPRRSRR from the coding sequence ATGAGAAGGCTGCCCGTCTCCGGCTGGATCGGGGCGATCATCGTCGGCGTCACCGTGCTCCTGGCGCTGGTGTCCCTGGTGTGGACGCCCTACGACCCGGTCCACGCCATGCCCTATGACCGGCTGCTCGGTTCCTCGCCCGAACACCTCATGGGCACCGACCGCTACGGACGCGACGTGTTCTCCCGCATCATGGCCGGCGCCCAGATCACACTCTTCGTCGGCCTGGTGGCGGTCGGGATCTCCTCGCTCATCGGCGTGCCCTTCGGCATCCTCGCCGGCATGCGCCGCAGCTGGGCGGAGACCCTGATCATGCGTGGCGCGGACCTCATGCTCGCCTTCCCTGCCCTGCTCCTGGCGATCATCACCGGCGCGGTCTTCGGGCCGTCCACCCTCACCGCGATGGTGGCCATCGGCATCGCCGGCATCCCCGGCTTCGCCCGTGTGGCCCGCGCCGGCACCCTCCAGGTGATGACGGAGGACTACATCGCCTCCGCCCGCGTCTCCCGCGTGCCGGGCCTGATCATCGCGGGACGACACGTCCTGCCCAACATCGCTGGAGTGATCATCGTGCAGGCCTCCGTCGCCTTCGCCCTGGCGATCCTCGCCGAGGCGGCCCTGAGCTTCCTCGGCCTGGGGACCTCTCCGCCCGACCCGTCGTGGGGCCGGATGCTCCAGTCCGCGCAGGCGTCGCTGGGTTCCGCACCCCAGCTGGCACTGTGGCCGGGCCTGGCCATCGCCTTCACCGTCCTCGGCTTCAACCTTCTCGGTGACGGCCTCCGCGACGTCCTGGATCCCCGGAGGAGCCGACGATGA
- a CDS encoding phosphonatase-like hydrolase, whose protein sequence is MISLAIFDMAGTTINDRDEVYRVLREATERTGARYTDEQFQEWMGTEKKWAIRNLLELGGIQATEELVEETWEWFRAELRRTYTENPPVPIDGVEDMLRELRARDIRVALTTGFNRETVDLILGSMGWSVGDLLDTTAAGDEVESGRPEPYLIRKVMAELDVTDPDEVISLGDTRADVISAQRAGVRSVGVLTGHLTEEEFGELDADHVLASSAELPGLLEELN, encoded by the coding sequence ATGATTTCACTCGCCATCTTCGACATGGCCGGCACCACCATCAACGACCGGGATGAGGTCTACCGGGTCCTGCGTGAGGCCACCGAGCGCACCGGCGCCCGCTACACCGACGAGCAGTTCCAGGAGTGGATGGGAACCGAGAAGAAGTGGGCCATCCGCAACCTGCTCGAGCTCGGCGGTATTCAGGCCACCGAGGAGCTCGTGGAGGAGACCTGGGAGTGGTTCCGTGCGGAACTGCGCCGCACCTACACCGAGAACCCGCCCGTGCCGATCGACGGTGTCGAGGACATGCTGCGCGAACTGCGCGCCCGGGACATCCGGGTCGCCCTGACCACCGGGTTCAACCGGGAGACCGTCGACCTCATCCTCGGTTCGATGGGATGGTCCGTGGGCGATCTCCTCGACACCACCGCCGCCGGTGACGAGGTCGAGTCCGGACGGCCGGAGCCCTACCTCATCCGGAAGGTCATGGCCGAGCTGGACGTCACCGACCCGGATGAGGTGATCAGCCTCGGGGACACCCGGGCGGACGTCATCTCCGCGCAGCGGGCGGGAGTGCGCTCCGTCGGCGTCCTGACCGGGCACCTCACCGAGGAGGAGTTCGGCGAACTCGACGCGGATCACGTCCTGGCCTCCTCGGCGGAACTCCCCGGTCTGCTGGAGGAACTGAACTGA
- a CDS encoding ATP-binding cassette domain-containing protein: MTPVLEVKDLRVGEGLLDGIHLTVHPGERVGLIGESGSGKSMTALSIMGLLPRGLAAEGSVKIAGRETVGLPDRRMRTLRGQVVSMVFQEPMTALDPLMTVGRQVAEAAGRTDVGDLFTQVALDPARMNAYPHELSGGQRQRVLIAMALANEPDLLICDEPTTALDVTVQDQILDLLDDLVDRLGVSLLFITHDLGVINRMCRRVLVMSAGQVVEEGETRQVLTAPVHPYTQRLVAASLPGAPAKVRGVGTPVLTLENVTRRYGTTLALDHVSLVVRRGERLGVVGGSGSGKTTLLRQFAGLDVPDAGTVTVDAGVQVVFQDPQSSLNPRLRIGRSVAEGMRRPDQVRVAEVLAEVGLPEDTAGRFPHQFSGGQRQRISIARAVAGKPEILLADEPVSALDVSVRAQVLDLLDRLVDEYGLTLVFISHDLSVVRQVCSTVAVMHQGRIVEHGPTEQVWANPQHEYTRSLLAAIPRL, encoded by the coding sequence ATGACACCCGTACTTGAGGTGAAGGATCTGCGCGTCGGCGAGGGCCTGCTCGACGGCATCCACCTCACCGTCCACCCGGGCGAACGCGTCGGCCTGATCGGCGAATCCGGTTCCGGCAAGTCCATGACGGCGCTGTCCATCATGGGTCTGCTCCCCCGCGGACTGGCGGCCGAAGGCTCGGTGAAGATCGCGGGCCGGGAGACCGTCGGGCTCCCCGACCGCCGCATGCGGACCCTGCGCGGGCAGGTGGTGTCCATGGTGTTCCAGGAACCCATGACCGCGCTCGACCCCCTGATGACCGTGGGCCGGCAGGTCGCCGAGGCCGCCGGCCGCACGGACGTCGGCGACCTGTTCACCCAGGTCGCACTCGACCCCGCCCGCATGAACGCCTACCCGCACGAACTCTCCGGCGGGCAGCGCCAACGCGTGCTCATAGCCATGGCTCTGGCCAACGAGCCGGACCTGCTCATCTGCGACGAACCCACCACCGCCCTCGACGTCACCGTGCAGGACCAGATCCTCGACCTTCTCGACGACCTCGTCGACCGTCTCGGCGTCTCCCTGCTCTTCATCACCCATGACCTGGGCGTGATCAACCGCATGTGCCGGCGGGTGCTGGTCATGTCCGCCGGTCAGGTCGTCGAGGAGGGCGAGACCCGACAGGTCCTCACCGCCCCCGTGCACCCCTACACACAACGACTCGTCGCGGCGTCCCTGCCCGGCGCACCCGCGAAGGTGCGCGGGGTGGGCACCCCGGTGCTGACCCTGGAGAACGTCACCCGGCGGTACGGCACCACCCTCGCACTCGATCACGTGTCCCTGGTCGTCCGCCGCGGCGAACGCCTCGGCGTGGTGGGGGGTTCCGGTTCCGGGAAGACGACGTTGCTGCGCCAGTTCGCCGGGCTGGACGTCCCCGACGCGGGCACGGTGACCGTCGACGCGGGTGTCCAGGTGGTCTTCCAGGATCCGCAGAGCTCGCTGAACCCCCGGCTCCGCATCGGCAGGTCCGTCGCCGAGGGGATGCGCCGCCCGGATCAGGTCCGGGTGGCGGAGGTCCTCGCAGAGGTCGGACTGCCGGAGGACACGGCCGGGCGCTTCCCCCACCAGTTCTCCGGTGGCCAGCGCCAGCGCATCTCCATCGCGCGTGCGGTGGCGGGCAAGCCCGAGATCCTGCTTGCCGACGAGCCCGTCTCCGCCCTCGACGTCTCCGTCCGCGCCCAGGTGCTTGACCTGCTCGACCGTCTGGTCGACGAGTACGGTCTGACGCTGGTGTTCATCTCCCACGACCTGTCCGTGGTGCGCCAGGTCTGCAGCACCGTCGCCGTGATGCACCAGGGCCGGATCGTCGAACACGGCCCCACCGAGCAGGTGTGGGCCAACCCGCAGCACGAGTACACCCGCTCTCTGCTGGCCGCCATCCCGCGGCTCTGA